Part of the Polyodon spathula isolate WHYD16114869_AA chromosome 30, ASM1765450v1, whole genome shotgun sequence genome, AGGAGTGCTTGTTGTATCAGCTGCTTCCTTTCCGGAGATAGTTTCTCTGGGAAGTGAATTTCAAATTGAATAATGAGATCTCCTTTCTGATTTGGGTCCACGGATAAAGGCATTCCTTCACCAGGGATCACTTTATTGTACCTGGGACTAGAAGAGACCAGGAAGAACATTGAAGTTAATGATATTGAGGGCACTTCTGTACTAAAGTTCTACTGGATCCAtcgatatatctatctatctgtgtctgtgtgtgtgtgggaacaATATGTGTTTAGTATCATGAGGAAAAATCTGTATGCACAATCAGGCCTACTCAGAATTTGCACTTTCTAGAATGCTGGAAAAATAATCTGATTTGATAGCCCTCAATGAGAAAGTATCAATGGAGTCTGTGAAATTCATTGACCATACTTTTGGTCTGTTAGGTACATAAACATGTACATTCTGTGGTGTGGCATTCATGCATATAAGATTACCAGAGCATTATTCTATGTGACTCATGACCCATTTGTACATGCTGGTTCTGGAGACTACTGGAACACAACATTGGGGAGCTCTTGTAGCAACCCTCTTGGAGACAAATATTCGGTCACCATGACCTACAACTAAAGCCTGAATCTTGTACGTATAGATAAGAATGGCTGTGCTATACTCACTGGACAATGTCATTGATTGGTATGTTGAGGAGCCTGCCATCCAGTGTCTCAACCTCCACAGAAAATCCAATCAAAGCCTGGGAAGGAAGAATTTCATTGTAAACAGTGAAAGCCAGAAAAAGAAACTAATCTGTGTGTGAAGAGAATATATGCTACTGTACTTTTCCCAGGTCGATGTGGGATGTGTAGATAAGATCATTCTGATGTCTTACGAAACGGGGGTGCTGTTTCTCTTTCACAACAAACACAATGTCGGCTGGAATGTTGTTTGGTCCCtatgaaataaaatgtcaaaatgataacattatttttgtttattcatacatggctttatttatatatatatatatataaaatcagaattTCTACAATTGTTAAATCTTTCAcatctgtacattttaaacagggcTACATTTCAATAAATGATTAGCTCgtggatttttgtttgtttttacctgatCTCCTTCTTTTTGGAATGTGATTTTGGTTCCTTGTTTCCAACCTGGTTTCACATCTATAGTTAGAATCTTGTCTCTAATGCTTGACGTGTGACCATCTTCATTCATAACCTGGTTTAAAAGCACAATATCAATTGGGTCTGGCcttaaaatgatcattaaaatACCCCCAGAACACAGAACTATGCTGTGTACCATTATTGTGCAAAGCAGGTCACAGTCGCAAAATGTTGCCATCCCCTATAATATTTATTTGCTAACAGAAGCAGCTGCAGCTCAAAAATGAATTGTAAACTTAATGTTGGAGTTTACAGTTCTGTACTTCATGACAACCTGCAAAGGTGTACCTTTATAACAGGCCATATGGTAGACCTATAATCTCTCTGgaaattatttaatataacataatattGAATGCCTGAGTTATGTTCTcagatcaatttaaaaagtagTTTTATTGTCCTATGATAAGGTTCAGTGAATGAAAACTAACATAAACAATGATATTCTCTACACACACGGGATAACAGTTTTCAATTAAACCAATCCTACAATCACAGACAAACAGCTTTGCCAAACAGCAACACGGTTCACTTTTAGTCATTGATATACATTGGGTGTTCTTACCCGTCTTGAGATTTTAATCTTTTTTGTGCATCCGTAAAACAAGTCTTCCAGGGACAGGTAGAGGTCCCGTTCAATTGGAGGATCGCTTCTCTTCACCCCCCGGCCCCGCAGGCCCCCAAACCCACTGTTAACCTCTCCACCGTCTGCACTGTAGAAAtctgcaaaaacagaaaacacaaaaaacaatgcacTGATAATAATTGGGGATAAGACTCTAATAAAATGCCCTGATTTTTACGTTATTGATGAGGATCATTACAAGTATGTGTTAGAGACTATAAGCTTACACAAGGTATAAAAACTATGAAACACTCAGGGACTAAAGCATGATGCTGCATGGTTCAGACTGACATGGAATAGTCATTGGGTACATTACAGTGAATTCTGTTGGTGAAGTTACACAGCTAATCACCACAAATGGAAATCTATGGCTACAACAGAAGTTGCTTTCTCTGTCCTTTATCTATctgtgtaaatactgtacaggtgAGCTTGGTTACCATGGTCATGCAGCTGCACccatgccatatatatatatatatattcatatgtatTTTCTTTACCTGAAAATGGGTTGTCCCCTCCAAAAAAGTCTCTGAAGACCTTGTCTGCATTCCTGTGGAAAGTGTAAGCGCTAGTCCAGGCGCCACTGCCTCCAAACTCTGGAGGAATGCCTCCCTTCAGCCCTTCTTCTCCAAACTTATCATAAGTAGCTTTCTTCCTAGCTGCAAGACATCATCATAgattaatttaaacaatatacagcattaaaaaaaacattctcctaAATGCTGCTGATTTTCGTTGTCCTTGTCTGAGTATTGTATCAATGGTAAGAGACATAAATATTCACCCAAGAGCTTTGCATACTGctgaaagttgtattttattttacatattttcacTGAAGCATAGCTACTTGTGCTGATTCTATTATTAATTAATGACTGTTCAGATCGAGTCCAGTGTGTGTTGCTAACACCACCACCCCCACTTACACACAATtctgagaatatatatatatatatatatatatatatatatatatatatatatattatatatagatatatatatatatatatatatatatagcaaacatCTTGTACTCATGAGTTGTACTCACGGTCACTTAATACATCATAGGCTTCCGCAAGTTGATTGAACTTTTCAAGAGCACCTGGTTCCAAGTTTGTGCTCGGATGGTACTTCAAGGCAAGTTTGCGATAgctaacataataaataataataataataataataataataataataataataataataatataggtaatacaacaacaaaatgaagattcaatttcattaattaaaataatcgTAAGATATAAAGTGAGCTGGTAACACAGAttgcacatttaaatacaaattcaaattgGGTTCGAGATGTTATTGTATTCGGTCGAAGTAACATTCTCACCCGTGATGAGTAGTTTACACTGTAGACAGCTATTACATTATCAAAAGCCTCCACAGTGTAAGAGCAGCACACCAGGTTTATAGAGTATCAGGCCTACAATAAAAACGAAGTCACCAACAATTTACTCGCCTCTTTTTTATATCTGCCTCGTTTGCGTTCCTTGTGATTTCCAAAACAGCGTAATAATCCCGACccatgattttaaaacaaaatatctacATCTAATGTTATTTGTTAGAAAATACTAATAATTCAGCAAGGATTCAATAGCGATAATATTTCTTAGCAACAGCCTACACATAAGTGTTTATTTTCTGCAACCCAACAGCACGCTAGTATAGTTTATTTTCACTCTGGTTACTAGGGGAAGTTGCTAAGGACCTTCCACAGCACGGACTTCTGGGAGTTACGCTGACTATATTACATGaggcatttttaaattatatatatataaatatatataatataaaaatgtctcatgttatgtaataattttacGGTGTATAcctgcctctctctcttttttttttttttttttttacagggtctGTCTGTCCAAATGCCTATCTGCAAGGGTAAGGTCTTAATATAAGGAGGTGACCGTCCACCTGTCTTAAACAGCCCCTATTTGTCAtacttacattttacaaaactacagGGCAGTTTATCGAATTGTGAACCGTGGTAAGCACATTTTTTAGTTTCTGATAATCGTAACAAGGGCATATTTAAGTTTTCTTGATCTCTATAAGAACCAAACATGTGAAAAGTCAAGGTGTATAGGCTTGGATGTCTGCCACACAAACAACTACCACTTATCCATTGGTAAGGTAATTTTATATGGGCATTCTTTCACTTTCTAAGACATACTTTTGCATGTGCTCTCATATCTTATTGGCttgattaaataaatgtaatatctttaaaacagtttacactattatttattttgtagatgtCATTGTGCATGCTGTGAAAGTAGGTTAAGATGTCAGTGATGTAATACTAGTTATATTCTTGCAGGGAATGTGTATGGCTTCTTACACACCTGCTTAGCATGAGCACAAACTGGATAGGAGAAGCACTCAGTGTCCTGTCACAATTACCTGAAATATCCCTCTTTATATTTGGAGGTTTAGAGATCATTTCTCTCTGGCACTTTGTAGACGCATCAACCCTTAACTTGGTAGGCTTTCTTCTTTCCAAGGGAGCTTGCAGGCCAGCGTTCTGCACATGAGTCTTTCAGTTCAATGTTCACAGGATATACACTACGACAGAGAGAGCCTGCTTGTCCTATTAAAACTCAATATATCTTTGCTAAATCAAGCAAAACTAAAATTCCTCCCACACTGTCAAATCTCTGAACACAAATTCAATCTGAAGTTCTGATATAAAAGTGCCTATTGTGCATTTGACTATGGCTTTTATAAACAGGGTATTAAACAGTTAatgcatttctaaaaacaaacaaataaataatgcgATTTACTTTTtggcaaaattacattttatttacagagaACCCCTCTatacatattttctgttctgttcaatAACGTTTTACTACATGcagaaaatgtaatgaaagcaGTTAGTGGGCAAAGATGCACACTTCTAGATGAGCACAACTCAGTGCAAGTGTTTCTGCGTTCCAGGAATGGTCACAGATCAGACAGCTGATACTTCCTGACAAGTCCATCTCTGCAGCACGTAAAGATGCACTTTTCCCATGCAGCCGcctaaaataaaccaaaaaacacacGTGACAATAAACAACTATGGCAAGACACCAATCCGCTTGTACAGTTTACAGCAAgtcagttttttaaaattgttttatttagtgtttaattAACAATGTGTAATCTTGGAAACTGAAATGAAGTGTGTGTAGCTTTAAGTATTACAAATGTGAACTACTCATAGGATAACAGTAATAAAATGTTGTAAACAGACACAGATTCATTATATTCATTGTAAGATGAGCACTGCAGCTCTTTCAAACACAGACTTTCTACAGAAtaccagcagggggcagcagaCTCCTACTTTCTGCCACAAGCCCATGAATAATATTACCTTATAGACTGGGTCAGCCTCAGGCCCTGTCAGTTCAATTACATGGTCAAGATCCTGCTGAATTAAGTAGCAACTCCCATCACCTGCAAATGATACAGTAATGCCTTAGGGTAGGGAAATGGCAACAACGGCTTAGCACTGTGGGATGTCACTAGACTTTATAGGACCAGCAGAATTTCACTGTGTCTTGGATTTTATCCACTAGTTCATGTTATCTCCTCATTGCAACTAATGCAATTATTGCTTAAATATGTGCATTTTAGTGCAATAAATATCTGCTGCTAGTGTACACTGCAAGAAGACCCAGTAATGAACTCACCACTCTGATCCCATATGCTTTCTTTCCAAATACTGGAGCGGCTTCTTTAAAACCTTCTACCtctatttttaaaaggtataaaTATGTTCAAAGACATGACTGCTTTTTGTGACTAAAACCTTGTTCTGTATATGAATATGAAGTAGAAATTGGCGATGCCAACAAAATGAAAAGAGGGCAAACCTTTTAAATATAACTGAACCACAGTGCgatgtgaaaaaatgtttttcataccTTGGCTTACAATGAAGCCTTCTCTGTAAGGCATCAATGAGTAAACTGGGGCACCAGAGCGGTGGACAGTCTGCACTGGTGTCCTGAAGAGGTACAAAAAACAATCCCTTATTGTTTTGCTGATGACCCCAAGAGAACCTTCTGTGCTGTCCTAAGGAAACTCTATGTGGTCAGAtggggtcctattacctgtaacaaaGGACTTACTAAGTccatatgaaaataatttaagaTTCTAAAATATAAGCAATAAGAGAATGTTGTCTGGCTAATGTTTTTTTGATAAACTTCACTCTGGAACAAACAGAGTACATCTGAACTGCACAGAGAGCAGAATCAAGGGTTTTGAAACCCGAAATCCTTACTTTGCATTTCTTGTGTCAAGCTTGTAAATGTTTCCATCGTGTGTTCCTGCAAGTATATATATACTTGAAAGGAATGTACAGCAATTAAATGCATCTGATCCCTCAAAGAGAAATATCTGGGAACACAAAAAGAGCACAGCCTGTTAATCTTAGAATGCCAgtggtttagaaaaaaaagcaattaccataaaaccaacaataaacacacagtatAGTACCGAATCTTTGGAATATTAAAGCACCTCTATAAGAAACCTATATAAGAATGCTTACCGGCTGTCTGCTCTGAAGCCCGACCGCTTGTAACTTCTTGTCTTCTCGAGCAAGGAGCAGTAACTTATCCTCTGTTCCTACCTCTCGATCGCCTGTAGCAAACAGTTCATACATGTCAACATTAAAAAGCTAGGACAGTGGTTTCAGCTAGCACCCTGTATGTTACTGGCCGTTTagttccttgtttctttcttttcttgaTTTCTTACTTGATGGCTCCTCTGGTGACCCTTGGTTTATTGTGTTGTCTGCTACCCCGATGCTGCAGCCGTTAATGGGAGCCCCGCAGTCAGCCACGACCGCGAGACAGACCGACTTCCCACAGTCCCAGAGACGCGCCGTGCCATCCCGAGAGCAGGAGAGCACATTCCGACCTCGCTCCACAACAGCTGTGTCTAGAATacctgcacaaaacaaaaacaccaatgaAACACACAAACGCTCGTATCACTCTCCAGCAGATCAATGAAACTTAATGACTGTGGCAAGACTGCGTTTCCTGCTCTCCCCCTCCTACTCAAATAGCTGCTTGTTAATTTAATATCTCAATATCCCTAACTAAAttaccccccccacacaccactGCAAAATACTTTAATAAGCAATGCATCCTATAAGTGCAGTGGTACCAAATCCATTTATGACATAATGCAGGTTGActgggtcttatttccatcctgatCACACAACTGTCTTCAAAGTATGTTTCCATTTTGCTTTCATCACATTCCGTGGATAGAACTTCGACGCAGTTTGAACCgatccaggttttactgtgagcctCATTAGGCCAAACTTAAGAGGAAAGCTCAGGTGAGCCCAAGCCAGCTcacagcaaaacctggaatggcttaaaCAGTAAGCAATTTTCTTTGTCCCAGCATTCAGACGAGAAGTTCGAGATTCTTTCTGCACCATGTAAAGAGCCTGGCCCATCTGTCTGCACCTATGCCCATGATACGGTACGTACCACCGAGGAGGCTGCAATCGTAAGCCGTCACAATGTTATAAAAGCTATAGAAAAAGACCTGCCTGCTTTATGTCCTTTAAATGTGACAGGGCAGCTCCCATTTTCAGCTGACCAGACCTTGACCAGAGTGTCCATCCCGCCACTCAGAACCACCATGCCCGAGGGGAAGAACCTGCAGCAGTTCACATCGTACACGTGGCCCGTCAGCTCCCTCTGCAACAACACAAGCACAGGAGTGAGAACAATACACTCCTAAATACGGGCTGAACTCTGTATGAACCTCTCACAGTCTAACTTTCCCGTGTCATTACTGATACCAGGCACGCTCCCGTTCAAAATGTAAATCCAATTCCTTCCAACAATCTACTGCAATATGTAGATCTCATTAGCAACACGCTGCAGCAAAACCATTGAATAAAAGTTTGCAGGTAAAATACAGAATTACCCTTCTTTCTCCATTTTTACAGTTCCAGATCTTCATAGTGCCATCTGTGCTTGTAGATAGGCCAAGACCCCCACCGCATGATATATCCATACATGTTATctgctcagttaaaaaaaaaaaacacaaatcaggtTTTCCCACAGAATGATTTTACACAATGTCTTCTTCAGTGTGGTTAATCTAGTAACTCAACTCTATTATAACAATACATCTTCTGACTGAAGGATGCACATCACTACACACAAAGTCTTGAATATACTATAACCTATGTTAATTGCAGGCAAAAGATAAAGATTGTACTTGTAAGTAGTCAGTATGGGGGGAGATAGAGAGTCAAAGACCACCTGTATAGTTGGACCACTCTGATAAATCCCTTTTCATATCACTCAGTGTCAGCCAGTCTGAGAAATGTACATATAAATCACATGTGGGAGCTTTATGTATAAAAGATCACCGATCTCAGCCTAAAGGCGTTTTTGACGGTCCCTTAAGCTGTCGGTATTGATAAGGGGAAAACACTAGTGTGGTACAGATTATATATCTTTAGAATGAGCCTCTTTTCCACTTCTCCTGCTCTGTATATGGGTTGTACTCTGCAGCACACTTAAGCACACAACCACACCAGCAGCACTTACACTGTTATCATGAATTCCAGGAAAGCATGTGTATGGGGAGAGGAATTTTGAAGCTGCATTTGCGCAGGGACAGGAAATGTGCACActtctctgaaaaaaaagaaacaaggaaaaaaGTTCAGATTTCTTGAAGAGTACTCCACGATCTCTAGAATATACTGTGTTGTGTCATCTGATATTCTTGAGCCTTCCTTGATAAAGTGCGTGTCATTATTGTGTATGCACAGCCATTAATTGAAGGGATTTACTTTAAAGAATCCTGTAGCTGAACAGTGCATGTCTTCAACTGAGGAGGTAACTAGCTTTAACAAACAGGTCTATCTAAGTTACAAGCGGGCAGCTTTCTTTGAGTCTTTACTGAGGCTAGTGTCTTTGCAGATCACTTATTCCATGCTGACTCAGAAGCTGTTTATATCTAAACattataagaaaatgttttttttcttaatgcatTATACTCAAAAAACCCACCACTTCACCTTAGAAACTCCAAGTACGCGAAACTCTTCTGACGCAGTGATTTCTAAGCTGCCGTCATGACTAACGCC contains:
- the dnajb13 gene encoding dnaJ homolog subfamily B member 13, with amino-acid sequence MGRDYYAVLEITRNANEADIKKSYRKLALKYHPSTNLEPGALEKFNQLAEAYDVLSDPRKKATYDKFGEEGLKGGIPPEFGGSGAWTSAYTFHRNADKVFRDFFGGDNPFSDFYSADGGEVNSGFGGLRGRGVKRSDPPIERDLYLSLEDLFYGCTKKIKISRRVMNEDGHTSSIRDKILTIDVKPGWKQGTKITFQKEGDQGPNNIPADIVFVVKEKQHPRFVRHQNDLIYTSHIDLGKALIGFSVEVETLDGRLLNIPINDIVHPRYNKVIPGEGMPLSVDPNQKGDLIIQFEIHFPEKLSPERKQLIQQALLA
- the LOC121302624 gene encoding proteasomal ATPase-associated factor 1-like — protein: MEARILLQSGWSEALRKNEGEAWVACKIPGKPTVYGTLTSQGVSHDGSLEITASEEFRVLGVSKRSVHISCPCANAASKFLSPYTCFPGIHDNSITCMDISCGGGLGLSTSTDGTMKIWNCKNGERRRELTGHVYDVNCCRFFPSGMVVLSGGMDTLVKVWSAENGSCPVTFKGHKAGILDTAVVERGRNVLSCSRDGTARLWDCGKSVCLAVVADCGAPINGCSIGVADNTINQGSPEEPSSDREVGTEDKLLLLAREDKKLQAVGLQSRQPIFLFEGSDAFNCCTFLSSIYILAGTHDGNIYKLDTRNAKTPVQTVHRSGAPVYSLMPYREGFIVSQGDGSCYLIQQDLDHVIELTGPEADPVYKAAAWEKCIFTCCRDGLVRKYQLSDL